Proteins from a genomic interval of Odontesthes bonariensis isolate fOdoBon6 chromosome 7, fOdoBon6.hap1, whole genome shotgun sequence:
- the samtor gene encoding S-adenosylmethionine sensor upstream of mTORC1 isoform X1, with the protein MNPRDNVETGETENLLEMFCVSIPSEVPCKKEQDVLSGVVKNVHRKLRRKYREVGDFDKIWREHCEDEQTLSEYALAMKNLADSHWTKKCEGEGRIEWCRSVCQEYFLDGGMKRMLEKDEKSATLAMGLTAGSVSAQAHSTIPSSIAQLGKIRLLDVGSCFNPFLKFDEFLTVGIDIVPAVESVYKCDFLNLQLQQPLQLAGDAVDAFLRQLHNPIDALPAQLFHVVVFSLLLSYFPSPYQRWICCKKAHELLELHGLLLIITPDSSHQNRHALMMRSWRVAVESLGFKRYKYVKYSHMHLIAFRKVSLATTSDLVSCNYPEMLYIPQDSNEEEDYADMQAQVRSEFEDDQLAWGFTELPDTPYDSDSGESQSGSVPGFHELEDPILLQS; encoded by the exons ATGAACCCCAGGGACAATGTCGAGACAGGAGAGACGGAAAACCTCCTGGAGATGTTCTGTGTGTCGATTCCCAGTGAAGTGCCGTGCAAAAAGGAGCAGGACGTGCTGTCGGGGGTCGTCAAAAACGTCCACAGGAAACTGCGCAGGAAATACAGAGAGG tgGGCGACTTTGACAAGATCTGGCGCGAGCACTGCGAGGATGAGCAGACGCTGAGCGAGTACGCCCTCGCCATGAAGAATCTTGCCGACAGCCACTGGACCAAAAAGTGCGAAGGGGAAGGCCGCATCGAATGGTGTCGCAG CGTCTGTCAAGAGTATTTCTTGGATGGTGGAATGAAAAGAATGTTAGAAAAAGATGAGAAAAGTGCCACTCTAGCCATGGGTCTGACTGCAGGATCTGTAAGTGCCCAAGCACACAGCACCATCCCcag TTCGATCGCACAGCTGGGAAAAATCCGCCTTCTCGATGTGGGAAGCTGCTTCAACCCTTTCTTGAAGTTTGATGAGTTCCTCACAGTTGGTATTGACATAGTGCCTGCAGTGGAG AGCGTGTACAAGTGCGACTTTCTcaatcttcagctccagcagcCGCTCCAGCTGGCAGGCGACGCAGTAGATGCCTTCCTCCGCCAGCTCCACAACCCCATCGACGCTCTGCCGGCTCAGCTGTTCCACGTGGTGGtcttctctctgctcctctcctaCTTTCCCTCGCCATACCAGCGTTGGATCTGCTGCAAGAAGGCCCACGAGCTGCTGGAGCTGCACGGCCTCCTGCTCATCATCACGCCCGACTCCTCCCACCAAAACCGCCACGCCCTGATGATGCGCAGCTGGCGGGTGGCGGTGGAGTCGCTGGGCTTCAAGCGCTACAAATATGTCAAGTATTCCCACATGCATCTCATCGCCTTCCGCAAGGTGTCTCTGGCCACCACCAGCGATCTGGTGTCGTGTAACTATCCCGAGATGCTCTACATCCCTCAGGACTCGAACGAGGAGGAAGACTATGCTGACATGCAGGCGCAGGTGCGCTCCGAGTTCGAAGATGACCAGCTGGCTTGGGGCTTCACGGAGCTACCGGACACCCCATACGATTCAGATTCTGGGGAGAGCCAGAGCGGCTCCGTGCCTGGCTTTCATGAGCTAGAGGATCCCATTCTGCTTCAGAGTTAG
- the samtor gene encoding S-adenosylmethionine sensor upstream of mTORC1 isoform X2 → MGDFDKIWREHCEDEQTLSEYALAMKNLADSHWTKKCEGEGRIEWCRSVCQEYFLDGGMKRMLEKDEKSATLAMGLTAGSVSAQAHSTIPSSIAQLGKIRLLDVGSCFNPFLKFDEFLTVGIDIVPAVESVYKCDFLNLQLQQPLQLAGDAVDAFLRQLHNPIDALPAQLFHVVVFSLLLSYFPSPYQRWICCKKAHELLELHGLLLIITPDSSHQNRHALMMRSWRVAVESLGFKRYKYVKYSHMHLIAFRKVSLATTSDLVSCNYPEMLYIPQDSNEEEDYADMQAQVRSEFEDDQLAWGFTELPDTPYDSDSGESQSGSVPGFHELEDPILLQS, encoded by the exons A tgGGCGACTTTGACAAGATCTGGCGCGAGCACTGCGAGGATGAGCAGACGCTGAGCGAGTACGCCCTCGCCATGAAGAATCTTGCCGACAGCCACTGGACCAAAAAGTGCGAAGGGGAAGGCCGCATCGAATGGTGTCGCAG CGTCTGTCAAGAGTATTTCTTGGATGGTGGAATGAAAAGAATGTTAGAAAAAGATGAGAAAAGTGCCACTCTAGCCATGGGTCTGACTGCAGGATCTGTAAGTGCCCAAGCACACAGCACCATCCCcag TTCGATCGCACAGCTGGGAAAAATCCGCCTTCTCGATGTGGGAAGCTGCTTCAACCCTTTCTTGAAGTTTGATGAGTTCCTCACAGTTGGTATTGACATAGTGCCTGCAGTGGAG AGCGTGTACAAGTGCGACTTTCTcaatcttcagctccagcagcCGCTCCAGCTGGCAGGCGACGCAGTAGATGCCTTCCTCCGCCAGCTCCACAACCCCATCGACGCTCTGCCGGCTCAGCTGTTCCACGTGGTGGtcttctctctgctcctctcctaCTTTCCCTCGCCATACCAGCGTTGGATCTGCTGCAAGAAGGCCCACGAGCTGCTGGAGCTGCACGGCCTCCTGCTCATCATCACGCCCGACTCCTCCCACCAAAACCGCCACGCCCTGATGATGCGCAGCTGGCGGGTGGCGGTGGAGTCGCTGGGCTTCAAGCGCTACAAATATGTCAAGTATTCCCACATGCATCTCATCGCCTTCCGCAAGGTGTCTCTGGCCACCACCAGCGATCTGGTGTCGTGTAACTATCCCGAGATGCTCTACATCCCTCAGGACTCGAACGAGGAGGAAGACTATGCTGACATGCAGGCGCAGGTGCGCTCCGAGTTCGAAGATGACCAGCTGGCTTGGGGCTTCACGGAGCTACCGGACACCCCATACGATTCAGATTCTGGGGAGAGCCAGAGCGGCTCCGTGCCTGGCTTTCATGAGCTAGAGGATCCCATTCTGCTTCAGAGTTAG